From one Pempheris klunzingeri isolate RE-2024b chromosome 9, fPemKlu1.hap1, whole genome shotgun sequence genomic stretch:
- the LOC139207548 gene encoding protocadherin alpha-2-like: protein MFENDHFLLSVAAMGRGGLTVTIWIQIIALLCLYDGSTAQLSFSVSEEVDKGTIVGNIAKDLQINVHELEKRDLRVVSGNSKKYFDVDLKTGALYVCDRIDREDLCPNTAKCSLNIEAILSHPMHLHRIEVQIIDINDNAPSFREKEKIFNVSESSFTGERYLLPMANDADTGSNSIKSYKLSPNEYFSLDVQSGGQHSESAELVLQKSLDREKQSVIRLTLTALDGGKPARSGTLQIVVHVMDINDNVPVFSQALYKAQVTENAPFQTSILTVSATDLDEGINGEIVYSFIERGHFNPEKVFSINPDTGEITVAGKVDYEENTAYDIRVQARDKGTPSRSVHGKVLVEVIDVNDNIPEIIITSLLSPVKEDAEVGTVVALVTVTDKDGGKNGLTSAKILGVVPFKLRLNYKNYYSLTVDGPLDRESVSQYNVTIIATDEGTPPLSSTSVIPVYISDVNDNAPLFSEPVINVYVKENSVVGATIFTITAVDPDIEENAKVIYSSLDGISKSIPISSVININSETGDIVSLQSFNYEELKTFQFKVQATDSGVPPLSSNVTVNVCILDENDNNPAILAPYSEHGSVNSESIPYSAEAGYFVAKIRAVDSDSGYNALLSYHLSEPKGNNLFRIGTSTGEIRTKRRMSDNDLKTHPLVVLVSDNGEPSLSATVSIDVLVVETTADIQTQFRHVPIKEESFSSLNLYLLIAIVAVSLIFLLSLISLIAVKCHRTDGTFSRYSAPMITTHPDGSWSYSKSTQQYDVCFSSDTLKSDVVVFPAPFPPVDAELISINGGDTFTRTQTLPTKEKVRVMVQTDANDLFLHLMQFNL, encoded by the coding sequence ATGTTCGAAAATGAtcatttccttctttctgtGGCAGCGATGGGACGTGGAGGACTAACAGTCACGATCTGGATACAAATAATAGCGCTGCTTTGTTTGTATGATGGATCTACAGCGCAGCTCTCGTTCTCCGTTTCCGAGGAGGTTGACAAAGGAACGATAGTGGGAAATATCGCAAAGGATTTACAAATTAATGTCCACGAATTGGAGAAACGGGATTTGCGAGTTGTATCTGGGAATTCTAAGAAATATTTCGACGTGGATTTAAAAACTGGTGCTCTGTATGTTTGCGACAGGATTGATCGTGAAGACCTCTGTCCGAATACGGCTAAATGTTCCCTGAATATAGAAGCCATTCTGAGCCACCCAATGCATCTGCATCGCATAGAGGTGCAGATTATTGACATTAACGACAATGCGCCATCTTTTCGTGAAAAGGAGAAGATTTTCAATGTTTCGGAATCTTCTTTTACCGGGGAGAGGTATCTACTCCCGATGGCGAACGACGCAGACACGGGCAGTAACTCGATAAAAAGCTACAAGCTGAGTCCAAATGAGTATTTCTCACTGGACGTACAGAGCGGCGGGCAGCACAGTGAGTCTGCTGAGCTCGTGCTCCAGAAATCATTGGACAGGGAGAAACAGTCCGTTATTCGGCTTActttaactgctctggacggaGGAAAACCTGCCCGATCAGGGACATTGCAAATAGTGGTACATGTTATGGATATAAACGACAATGTTCCGGTATTTAGTCAAGCTCTGTATAAGGCTCAGGTCACTGAAAACGCTCCCTTTCAGACATCCATACTGACTGTAAGTGCTACAGATTTAGATGAGGGAATAAATGGTGAGATTGTGTATTCATTTATTGAGAGGGGACACTTCAATCCTGAAAAAGTGTTCTCCATAAACCCAGACACAGGGGAAATAACTGTAGCAGGAAAAGTAGACTATGAAGAGAATACAGCATATGATATTCGTGTACAAGCAAGAGATAAAGGCACCCCTTCTCGAAGTGTGCATGGTAAAGTGTTAGTGGAAGTTATTGATGTTAATGACAATATACCAGAAATCATTATCACTTCTCTTCTGAGCCCAGTTAAAGAGGATGCTGAGGTTGGTACAGTGGTCGCTCTGGTGACTGTAACTGACAAAGATGGGGGGAAAAATGGTCTTACCAGTGCGAAAATACTTGGAGTGGTGCCTTTTAAGCTAAGGCTAAACtacaaaaattattattcattaacaGTTGATGGACCTCTTGACAGAGAGAGTGTTTCTCAGTATAATGTCACCATCATAGCCACTGATGAAGGTACTCCACCACTCTCCAGCACAAGTGTTATTCCTGTTTACATTTCTGATGTGAATGACAATGCCCCTCTATTTTCAGAGCCTGTGATAAATGTATATGTGAAAGAGAATAGTGTGGTGGGAGCTACTATCTTTACCATAACTGCAGTTGATCCTGACATAGAGGAAAATGCAAAAGTAATATATTCATCATTGGATGGCATTTCAAAAAGTATTCCAATAAGCTCTGTTATAAATATAAACTCAGAGACTGGAGATATAGTCAGCCTGCAGTCTTTTAACTATGAGGAGCTAAAGACCTTCCAGTTCAAAGTTCAGGCCACAGACTCTGGTGTTCCTCCGCTCAGCAGCAACGTGACTGTGAACGTTTGTATTctggatgaaaatgacaataatccAGCAATTCTGGCGCCCTATTCTGAGCACGGCTCCGTTAACAGTGAGAGCATCCCCTACTCTGCTGAAGCGGGATACTTTGTGGCAAAGATCAGGGCTGTAGACTCAGACTCTGGATACAACGCGCTGCTTTCTTATCACCTGTCTGAGCCCAAAGGAAACAACCTCTTCAGGATCGGAACCAGCACCGGAGAAATCAGGACTAAGAGGAGGATGAGTGACAATGACCTGAAAACTCACCCCTTGGTGGTGCTGGTTTCTGATAACGGAGAACCCTCCCTGTCAGCTACTGTGTCTATTGATGTGCTGGTGGTTGAAACCACAGCTGACATCCAGACTCAGTTCAGACATGTGCCCATAAAGGAGGAGAGCTTCTCCTCTTTGAACCTCTATCTGCTGATCGCCATCGTGGCGGTGTCACTCATCTTCCTGCTGAGCCTCATCAGTTTAATAGCCGTCAAATGCCACAGGACAGACGGCACTTTCAGCAGGTACAGCGCCCCAATGATCACCACCCACCCTGACGGGAGCTGGTCTTACTCTAAGTCTACTCAGCAGTATGacgtgtgtttcagctcagacACGCTGAAGAGTGACGTAGTGGTTTTCCCCGCACCGTTTCCACCTGTAGATGCTGAGCTGATCAGTATTAACGGAGGAGACACTTTTACCAGAACTCAGACTTTACCCACTAAAGAAAAGGTAAGGGTTATGGTGCAAACGGATGCCAATGATTTATTTCTTCACTTGAtgcaatttaatttataa